Genomic DNA from Brenneria izadpanahii:
CTGCCTGGACAGTAGCGGCCCAGGAGGCCGCTACGCCAACCAGTAACGACAGACCCAATAAGCGATGTCTGAAGTTACTGCTCATGCGATTCTCTTAATAGACCAGAACGGCACGACGGTTTTTGGCATATGCCGCTTCGTCATGACCCAGAACGGCCGGTTTTTCTTTACCGTAAGATACGATAGAGATTTGATCAGAAGAAACGCCTTTGCCCTGCAGGTACATTTGCACCGCGTTGGCACGACGTTCACCCAAAGCAATGTTATATTCCGGCGTACCACGTTCATCCGCATGACCTTCGATGGTCACTTTGTAAGACGGGTTATTACGCAGGAATGCAGCGTGCGCATCCAGCATTTGAGCGAAATCAGAGCGAATATCGTACTTATCCAGATCGAAGTATACGATATTGTTACGCTGTAATTCCTGCATCTGCAGACGAGCCTGCTCAGAAGAAGACGCGCCGCCATTTTCAAAACCGCTGCCGTCGGCGGCACCGATGGAGGATTGGTCACTGCCCGCATTTTTGTTAGAGCTACATGCGGCAACTGCCAGTACCGGCAGAGCCAACATCAGGCCTTTCAGCACTTTATTGAATTGCATCTCTTTGTGTCCTTAAATAGTTTATTGTACATATTCTGCACTTATAGATACGGCGACCAGGCAGGGAATTTAACCTGTCCATCAGTGGCCGGAAGACGCGCTTTGAAACGCCCATCAGTCGAAACTATCTGTAACACGGAACCCAGCCCTTGTTTAGAGCTATAGATAACCATGGTGCCATTAGGTGCGATACTTGG
This window encodes:
- the pal gene encoding peptidoglycan-associated lipoprotein Pal encodes the protein MQFNKVLKGLMLALPVLAVAACSSNKNAGSDQSSIGAADGSGFENGGASSSEQARLQMQELQRNNIVYFDLDKYDIRSDFAQMLDAHAAFLRNNPSYKVTIEGHADERGTPEYNIALGERRANAVQMYLQGKGVSSDQISIVSYGKEKPAVLGHDEAAYAKNRRAVLVY